The Streptomyces sp. NBC_00670 genome window below encodes:
- a CDS encoding ATP-binding protein: MTTETHSSEDTGRYLLSVREFRMTFTATPRGARLARRLASHRLDAWGHPYESDLNTTVTLIVAELAANAVTHGRVPGRDFRLGLWLDPAAGLVRVEVTDTRGDRMPPESPSLPSEPDAETGRGLCLVVALASRWAVVPRTDGGPGKTVRAEVYV; this comes from the coding sequence ATGACCACAGAAACGCACTCTTCCGAGGACACCGGTCGATACCTGTTGTCCGTGAGGGAGTTCCGCATGACCTTCACGGCGACACCCCGTGGCGCCCGCTTGGCCCGCAGGCTCGCCTCCCACCGTCTCGACGCCTGGGGCCACCCGTACGAGTCCGACCTGAACACCACGGTGACCCTGATCGTGGCGGAGCTCGCCGCGAACGCCGTGACGCATGGCCGCGTACCTGGCCGTGACTTCAGGCTGGGCCTGTGGCTCGACCCGGCCGCGGGACTCGTACGGGTGGAAGTGACGGACACCCGGGGCGACCGTATGCCGCCGGAGTCGCCCTCACTGCCGTCCGAGCCGGACGCAGAGACGGGCCGCGGCTTGTGTCTGGTCGTGGCGCTGGCGAGCCGCTGGGCGGTGGTGCCGCGCACGGACGGAGGTCCGGGCAAGACGGTACGCGCGGAGGTCTACGTCTGA